In Schizosaccharomyces osmophilus chromosome 1, complete sequence, the genomic window GATACGGGGCCAGGCAGCAGGGTTACCACCAGGCATCAAGGATGGACCATGGCGAGCACCCTCTTCACCACCGGAGACACCGGAACCAACGAAGAGAATGTTCTTCTTGGCCAACTCTTCACAACGGCGAGTGGTGTCGGGGTAGTGAGAGTTACCACCGTCAATGATGATATCACCATCTTCAAGGTGAGGAAGCAACATGTCGATAAAAGAATCGACAGCAGGGCCAGCCTTGACGAGCAAGATAGCGACACGGGGCTTCTTCAACTTGGAAACGAACTCTTCGACAGAGCGAGCGCCAACAATGGACTTGCCTAAAAACAACGAGTGGATTAGCAACTAGTTTTTGGCTaagatgaaaaaatcaacacAAAAGAACGTGTTGgagtttttttaaagattttGGTTTGCTGCTTACCCTTGGCTTCATTGTCCATAAAGTTATCGACCTTGGAGACAGTACGGTTGAAAGCGCAAACGGTAAAACTAGTTGTGGTTAGTCGGGTTTATTTGCTCGCGAGAGGGATTCTCCCTCAGTCATCCAACAGCCGTCCAAAATAAGCAAAACTGCTGTTTCCATGGAAGACGAGGAAGgggaagagaaaaaaaaaacataccCTTTATCAGCACCGTTTAAAATGAGGTTTTGACCCATTACGGCCAAACCAATAAGACCAAAATCTTTCTCGATGTTAGTATTCCACACAAATCACAGAACCCAACAAAACATCGTCGATGTCGGGCAAAGGGGTTCCATACCAGCTCTACACGATTAGCATATGCtcgaaacaaataaacaagcaaGAAAAGCTCTGTTCTATTCACTTACACAGCAGTTTGAGACATCTTTCTATATATTCCGTGAACGATCGTGTTGGTCGTTTACAAGTTATATACAACTGGTATGTCCCAGTCCCGTTTATACAACTTTCCGTTTTCGTACGCATGACGTAATCATCAAGCAGGAAATCGTGGAACCTTTCGAAGAATCACGGATCATCTTTTTGCTGACGAATACGCAGGTGACGTGTATTGTCAACGCAGAAGAGCGAAGGCGGGCGGATTGCGCAGcgattctttttttttgtgtcCCTAGTGGAAAGAGAGCAGCGTCCCAAGGggaagaagaggaggaaagacagaaaaaaaaccccCCAAGTTGTATAAAGAGggagaaaaaataaaactcGTCCATGGAGTCTACGCGTTCAACattctctctctctctctctctctctctctctctcttcctctttccTCTCCTTTCAACCGCCAGctaaatgtaaacaaacaaccCAAGACGACCATCTCTCCACTCTTTTCCAGCAAACATCCCTGCAAGGTCCATGACAAATCCTTAGGAACGAGGCCGTTCTCCCTCCTCTCCCCTCCGATGCGTCGTCATATACCTGTCGTTCTTGCCCTGTTGATTCGCTTCTGTGGTCCTTGAATCACTTGCATCGCTCAACCTTaatgaaaagcttcaaCCTTGAATTCTTCGCAGTTTCGATTTATCTACGACGTCTCCATTGAGCGAGTTTCCCGTTGTCCCAtcattttgctttgctCTTTGTTTTGATGCTTTGAAGCGCCTTGGTGGTGGTGACCGCTTTCCCCACGTCCGTTCACTCAGCTCCAACCTTAAACAACGCGTGTCCAGTACTTGCGAAggatgtaaacaaagactttctttgtaaaagaGGGTAGATGACGGTTTGGGATGGTTTGAATGGTTTAGTATAGTAGAGGATGCATAGGATGGTACaggatgaaaaaaaaaaaaaaaaaaaaaaaaaaatggatccTCTGTATAGCTTTTGGTAACTTTTGTTTGCGGATGAATGTTACAACTCTCTATCTCTGTGTATGTCTCTCCCATTCAAcgtcttttccttctatGCCTCCTACTCTACCACTGTTACACTCCCTATGGAACCAATGGACAAGGCATGGCAGACTCGAAACCGCCacttttgttcttttctaagataaaaaaaaaacagctCTCTAAATAACAATAAGATACTTTATAAAGGGAAtattacaagaaaaaattatggTCAtagatttttctttcaaagaacaaaaacgTAGTAGTTGTCCTAAACAGGATGCCTCCTGTCAACATCCACTTTTCCATCATGGACTTTTTTATCGACGGTAGGGATGAAAACTATGTCCACCGCCTCCTGCAGATCCTCCACGACGACCTCCACGATACCGTTGTCGATTGGGTCCTCCAGGATTTCGGTTGGGATATCCTCCGCCTCGTCCACCACTTCCTGAACCTGCTTCCCCAGGTCCCTTTGATGGATCGAAATACCCAGCTCCTCCTCCTTGTTGTTGCTGTTGCTGTTGCCATTCGGCCATCCCAGCTGGCATCGCAGGCTGCGTATACGGCATCGTGCCTGCGGCCGCTGCCGGCATATTCCGCATTGCTTCCATATACTGCTGCATTTGACGATAATATTGCGCCATCATCGCAGGTGTCATGCCTCCGTACATATTCATGTTTTGTGAATAATACGGATTCATTCCTCCATTGAAATTCTGCTGGTGTCGGTCATGGCTTTCCCGTAAACTCGACTTTGGCGTAGCCCGTTTCACTTCCACTGGCTTTCCATGAATCGTGATGTACGGTTGTGACATCGTCGCCTCTACCGCAGACTCATTTTCAAAGGTTacaaatccaaatccaCGGGGCCGTCCCGTGTCTTTGTCCATCATTAGCGTCGCATCTAATACTCGGCCaaaattattaaagaaatcgcgaaattcttcttctgtgCAATCCCCTGGAACTCCCCCTACAAACATCTTTgctgttttttcttgctcttcTCGAGGAATTGCTCGCTTCGGGTCAATCTATCCCACGTTAGCATACACTTTTCCACCCAATCTCATCCAAAAAATCTTCCGATAAattgtttctcttttacTTACTATTTTTCCGTCCAAATGATGCTCTTTCGACATCACGTCGTTTACACATCTGGGATCCTTAAACGTCAAAAATCCAAACCCACGTGATCGTCCGCTCGTGCTGTCTCGCATAACTGTACAGTCTAAAACTTCACCAAACTGTTCAAAGTAATCACGGAGTGACTCTAATTACGTTAACAACCTTGCTCTTTCCAAACACCGAATTTctgaattctttcttttgattttcgcCAACTCCACCAACGTCTTGACCGGCCGATTTCTAAATCAAATCTCTTTCACTTACCATCAGTCGTTTCCCAGTTCAAGCCACCAATAAACATTTTTCTAGCTCAGTTAGCTTCACCATTCACCACCTTTCCTATCTGGAACAATAGGATTTTGTCAACTAGTCCATACCCGTCCTCTTTATTAAAAGGGCTTTggtcttctttattttcgtCCTGCTGTCTTGTCTCGGAATACGACATGCCAGTGGGATTGGGTACGTTCGCATACGAAGGGGTGGAGTTTTCAGTGCTTTCTGCTGCTTCCCAGCTAGCTGAAATTCGAGCCTGTTCTTCATCCTCATTTCCAGTGAATCCTTTGTGCTCAGCTCCATCGTCTTCGTACGTCTCTTGATGCGAATATTCATCCACATTGGcgccttctttttcactttttgcTGGGTTCGAAATCTCTGTCTCGTTTTCTTCGCcaatttcttcgtttttcgctattttttcttctccaCCAGCTTCTAAAGATTGATTTTCTCCTTGCTTTGactcattttttgattcgCCTGTCTCTTGAGATTTCTCAACATCATTCTCTTCACCACTAATCAGTTCAATTATTAGTCTATTGTCCTGCCACGCACGTCTTACTTACTATAGGTCTTTAAATAACTCATCGTCTTCAAAATCCGATCCTCCCATCCCGAATATAAGAATCTATTGACAAAAGAATTATGGTGGTAGTAGTGAAATGGAAAGACGTGAAATCCCCGCGCTTCACTCTTACTTTGGGAAAG contains:
- the msi2 gene encoding mRNA cleavage factor complex subunit Msi2, which translates into the protein MGGSDFEDDELFKDLYGEENDVEKSQETGESKNESKQGENQSLEAGGEEKIAKNEEIGEENETEISNPAKSEKEGANVDEYSHQETYEDDGAEHKGFTGNEDEEQARISASWEAAESTENSTPSYANVPNPTGMSYSETRQQDENKEDQSPFNKEDGKMFIGGLNWETTDESLRDYFEQFGEVLDCTVMRDSTSGRSRGFGFLTFKDPRCVNDVMSKEHHLDGKIIDPKRAIPREEQEKTAKMFVGGVPGDCTEEEFRDFFNNFGRVLDATLMMDKDTGRPRGFGFVTFENESAVEATMSQPYITIHGKPVEVKRATPKSSLRESHDRHQQNFNGGMNPYYSQNMNMYGGMTPAMMAQYYRQMQQYMEAMRNMPAAAAGTMPYTQPAMPAGMAEWQQQQQQQGGGAGYFDPSKGPGEAGSGSGGRGGGYPNRNPGGPNRQRYRGGRRGGSAGGGGHSFHPYRR